From Triticum aestivum cultivar Chinese Spring chromosome 4A, IWGSC CS RefSeq v2.1, whole genome shotgun sequence, a single genomic window includes:
- the LOC123088275 gene encoding cyclin-dependent kinase F-4 isoform X2: protein MQVPLYPTSRCLSKFLAGDFVFTETSLSSPSSIAPEEHTWLSDYRAWYNIITEVGDGTFGSVWRAINKESGEVVAIKKMKKKYFSWEECINLREVKSLRRMNHPNIVKLKEVIRENDMLFFVFEYMECNLYQLMKSKGKPFSETEIRNWCFQVFQALSHMHQRGYFHRDLKPENLLVTKELIKVADFGLAREIISEPPYTEYVSTRWYRAPEVLLQASVYSSAVDMWAMGAIIAELFSHRPLFPGSSEADEIYKICSILGTPNQHTWAGGLQLAASIHFQFPQSGSINLSEVVPTASEDALNLISWLCSWDPRKRPTAVEVLQHPFFQPCFYVPPSLRFRSTGYATTPPSVGAKGAMDQKNARRYPVGTLSNGRPAVNNSYLSTNAPARAAGVQRKLELDHQVKPMGDHKLTKENAMNQPWSRLPPAPVRSNGNYLAPKEHIPRGGGAPDIAEKLSQLSMASTTNRAPTVPSGRFADLKGTSRAHQPEPVRRPVPLGPRDTWHARNDPFRRTYEMPGERALLQRKLVS, encoded by the exons ATGCAAGTTCCCCTGTATCCCACGTCTCGCTGCTTGAGCAAGTTCTTGGCTGGAGATTTTGTCTTTACGGAGACTTCCTTGTCATCTCCTTCGTCAATTGCACCTGAAGAACACACCTGGCTTAGCGACTACCGTGCCTG GTATAACATTATTACGGAAGTGGGTGATGGTACGTTTGGTAGTGTTTGGCGTGCAATCAATAAAGAAAGTGGGGAAGTG GTCGCAAtcaagaaaatgaagaaaaaataTTTTTCTTGGGAGGAGTGCATCAATCTCCGTGAAGTGAAG TCCCTCCGAAGGATGAACCATCCAAACATTGTGAAGCTCAAGGAGGTCATAAGAGAGAATGACATGTTGTTCTTTGTTTTTGAATACATG GAATGCAATCTCTATCAGCTGATGAAGAGCAAGGGCAAGCCTTTTTCGGAGACTGAGATCCGGAACTGGTGCTTTCAAGTATTTCAAGCTCTTAGTCACATGCATCAACGTGGATACTTTCATCGTGACCTTAAGCCTG AAAATCTGCTAGTTACAAAGGAGCTCATCAAGGTAGCTGATTTTGGGCTTGCTCGTGAGATTATTTCTGAACCACCATACACAGAATATGTGTCAACTCGCTG GTATCGTGCCCCAGAGGTTCTACTTCAAGCTTCTGTTTACAGCTCAGCAGTTG ACATGTGGGCTATGGGTGCCATTATTGCAGAGCTTTTTTCGCACCGACCTCTTTTCCCAGGCTCAAG TGAAGCGGATGAGATATACAAAATCTGTAGCATTCTTGGCACACCAAATCAGCATACTTGGGCTGGAGGACTGCAGCTGGCAGCATCTATCCATTTTCAGTTTCCTCAG TCTGGAAGCATAAATCTTTCAGAAGTGGTTCCCACAGCAAGTGAAGACGCGCTGAACCTTATTTCG TGGCTTTGCTCATGGGACCCACGTAAAAGGCCAACCGCAGTGGAGGTTTTGCAGCATCCCTTCTTTCAG CCATGCTTCTATGTCCCCCCTTCACTTCGTTTTAGATCGACCGGATATGCAACAACACCACCATCAG TTGGGGCTAAAGGAGCTATGGACCAGAAGAATGCTAGGAGATACCCTGTGGGGACTTTATCCAACGGGAGACCGGCAGTCAATAACTCGTACCTGAGCACCAACGCCCCAGCAAGAGCAGCTGGCGTGCAAAGGAAGCTAGAGTTGGATCATCAGGTGAAACCAATGGGAGACCATAAGCTGACGAAGGAGAACGCCATGAACCAGCCCTGGTCCAGACTACCACCAGCACCAGTGAGGAGCAACG GGAACTACCTCGCCCCGAAGGAGCACATCCCTCGCGGCGGCGGCGCGCCTGACATAGCCGAGAAGCTGTCCCAGCTGTCGATGGCCTCCACCACCAACCGGGCGCCGACCGTGCCTTCCGGCAGGTTTGCTGACCTGAAGGGCACTAGTAGAGCCCACCAACCGGAGCCCGTGAGGCGGCCCGTGCCTCTGGGACCCAGGGACACGTGGCACGCCCGGAACGACCCCTTCCGGCGCACCTACGAGATGCCGGGCGAGAGGGCCCTCCTCCAGAGGAAGCTCGTCAGCTGA
- the LOC123088275 gene encoding cyclin-dependent kinase F-4 isoform X1, with product MERYNIITEVGDGTFGSVWRAINKESGEVVAIKKMKKKYFSWEECINLREVKSLRRMNHPNIVKLKEVIRENDMLFFVFEYMECNLYQLMKSKGKPFSETEIRNWCFQVFQALSHMHQRGYFHRDLKPENLLVTKELIKVADFGLAREIISEPPYTEYVSTRWYRAPEVLLQASVYSSAVDMWAMGAIIAELFSHRPLFPGSSEADEIYKICSILGTPNQHTWAGGLQLAASIHFQFPQSGSINLSEVVPTASEDALNLISWLCSWDPRKRPTAVEVLQHPFFQPCFYVPPSLRFRSTGYATTPPSVGAKGAMDQKNARRYPVGTLSNGRPAVNNSYLSTNAPARAAGVQRKLELDHQVKPMGDHKLTKENAMNQPWSRLPPAPVRSNGNYLAPKEHIPRGGGAPDIAEKLSQLSMASTTNRAPTVPSGRFADLKGTSRAHQPEPVRRPVPLGPRDTWHARNDPFRRTYEMPGERALLQRKLVS from the exons ATGGAGAG GTATAACATTATTACGGAAGTGGGTGATGGTACGTTTGGTAGTGTTTGGCGTGCAATCAATAAAGAAAGTGGGGAAGTG GTCGCAAtcaagaaaatgaagaaaaaataTTTTTCTTGGGAGGAGTGCATCAATCTCCGTGAAGTGAAG TCCCTCCGAAGGATGAACCATCCAAACATTGTGAAGCTCAAGGAGGTCATAAGAGAGAATGACATGTTGTTCTTTGTTTTTGAATACATG GAATGCAATCTCTATCAGCTGATGAAGAGCAAGGGCAAGCCTTTTTCGGAGACTGAGATCCGGAACTGGTGCTTTCAAGTATTTCAAGCTCTTAGTCACATGCATCAACGTGGATACTTTCATCGTGACCTTAAGCCTG AAAATCTGCTAGTTACAAAGGAGCTCATCAAGGTAGCTGATTTTGGGCTTGCTCGTGAGATTATTTCTGAACCACCATACACAGAATATGTGTCAACTCGCTG GTATCGTGCCCCAGAGGTTCTACTTCAAGCTTCTGTTTACAGCTCAGCAGTTG ACATGTGGGCTATGGGTGCCATTATTGCAGAGCTTTTTTCGCACCGACCTCTTTTCCCAGGCTCAAG TGAAGCGGATGAGATATACAAAATCTGTAGCATTCTTGGCACACCAAATCAGCATACTTGGGCTGGAGGACTGCAGCTGGCAGCATCTATCCATTTTCAGTTTCCTCAG TCTGGAAGCATAAATCTTTCAGAAGTGGTTCCCACAGCAAGTGAAGACGCGCTGAACCTTATTTCG TGGCTTTGCTCATGGGACCCACGTAAAAGGCCAACCGCAGTGGAGGTTTTGCAGCATCCCTTCTTTCAG CCATGCTTCTATGTCCCCCCTTCACTTCGTTTTAGATCGACCGGATATGCAACAACACCACCATCAG TTGGGGCTAAAGGAGCTATGGACCAGAAGAATGCTAGGAGATACCCTGTGGGGACTTTATCCAACGGGAGACCGGCAGTCAATAACTCGTACCTGAGCACCAACGCCCCAGCAAGAGCAGCTGGCGTGCAAAGGAAGCTAGAGTTGGATCATCAGGTGAAACCAATGGGAGACCATAAGCTGACGAAGGAGAACGCCATGAACCAGCCCTGGTCCAGACTACCACCAGCACCAGTGAGGAGCAACG GGAACTACCTCGCCCCGAAGGAGCACATCCCTCGCGGCGGCGGCGCGCCTGACATAGCCGAGAAGCTGTCCCAGCTGTCGATGGCCTCCACCACCAACCGGGCGCCGACCGTGCCTTCCGGCAGGTTTGCTGACCTGAAGGGCACTAGTAGAGCCCACCAACCGGAGCCCGTGAGGCGGCCCGTGCCTCTGGGACCCAGGGACACGTGGCACGCCCGGAACGACCCCTTCCGGCGCACCTACGAGATGCCGGGCGAGAGGGCCCTCCTCCAGAGGAAGCTCGTCAGCTGA
- the LOC123088276 gene encoding growth-regulating factor 5: MLSSSAAMGMGLGGYGQQQQQQMQMQMQRGAGPVFTPAQWAELEQQALIYKYLMAGVPVPPDLLLPIRPHHPAAGAAGTTFSFASPAASPFYHHHHPSMSYYAYYGKKLDPEPWRCRRTDGKKWRCSKEAHPDSKYCERHMHRGRNRSRKPVESKSASPAHQSQQPPLSAVTSAARDAEPLPSLPAGAKTHGLSLGGAGSSQMHVDASSYGGKYSLGAKSDVGELSFFSGASGNNNRGFTIDSPTDSSWHSMGSSLPPYQLSKPRDSGLMQGGFSYSHYEPSQELGQVTIASLSHSQEQDCRSLGGGGGGGGGGGGGLMGNVKQENQPLRPFFDEWPGRRDSWSEMDDERSNGTSFSTTQLSISIPMPRCD, translated from the exons ATGctgagctcgtcggcggcgatggggATGGGGCTGGGGGGctacggccagcagcagcagcagcagatgcaGATGCAGATGCAGCGGGGCGCGGGGCCGGTGTTCACGCCGGCGCAGTGGGCCGAGCTGGAGCAGCAGGCGCTGATTTACAAGTACCTCATGGCAGGCGTGCCCGTGCCGCCCGATCTCCTGCTCCCCATCCgcccccaccaccccgccgccggcgccgccggaaccaccttctccttcgccagccccgccgcctcgcccttCTACCACCACCACCATCCCTCCA TGAGTTACTACGCCTACTATGGCAAGAAGCTCGACCCGGAGCCGTGGCGGTGCCGGCGCACCGACGGCAAGAAGTGGCGGTGCTCCAAGGAGGCGCACCCCGACTCCAAGTACTGCGAGCGCCACATGCACCGTGGCCGCAACCGTTCAAGAAAGCCTGTGGAATCCAAGTCTGCTTCCCCTGCGCACCAGTCGCAGCAGCCCCCGCTGTCCGCCGTCACGTCCGCGGCCCGCGACGCCGAGCCGCTCCCCTCCCTCCCGGCTGGGGCTAAAACCCATGGCCTGTCCCTCGGCGGGGCTGGCTCGTCGCAGATGCACGTCGACGCCTCATCATACGGCGGCAA ATACTCCCTTGGAGCTAAATCTGATGTGGGTGAACTGAGCTTCTTCTCTGGAGCATCAGGAAACAACAACAGGGGCTTCACCATCGATTCCCCAACGGACAGCTCGTGGCACTCGATGGGGTCCAGCCTGCCCCCGTACCAACTGTCGAAACCTAGAGATTCCGGCCTCATGCAAGGCGGCTTCTCGTATTCCCACTATGAGCCGTCGCAGGAGCTTGGGCAGGTAACCATCGCCTCGCTGTCCCACTCCCAGGAGCAGGACTGCCGCTCTTtgggtggtggaggtggaggaggtggaggtggaggtggagggctcATGGGAAATGTCAAGCAGGAGAACCAGCCGCTGAGGCCCTTCTTCGACGAGTGGCCGGGGAGGCGGGACTCGTGGTCGGAGATGGACGACGAGCGCTCCAACGGCACCTCCTTCTCGACGACCCAGCTCTCGATCTCCATCCCGATGCCTCGAT GCGATTGA